One Candidatus Melainabacteria bacterium DNA segment encodes these proteins:
- a CDS encoding peroxidase — translation MPYAAYVLVRFNATKSAKEWLSEVAKRCTPADVDSDVEALNIALTYSGLLALELDQSIADSFSHPFIEGMITERRSRILGDTYENNPKFWTWGTAQNPVHALIMQFANTQSLLQEKLEEGNRLSKKYEISNAATIIATKTESDYRKEHFGFVDGIGQPVIKGSDLRTNQLKRTGHATEIETGDFILGYDDQYGSYAHGPIVPKEHDPRVVLPKLSLKAATIVDNTKFHDLGRNGSYLVFRQLAQDVAKFWQYMDDAQKLSPNRIPSPEWLASRFVGRCPNGQSLMLNDMTNAKEETDTRNDFGYRQDERGTKCPFGAHVRRANPRDSLGPNAEQSLLSANRHRILRRGRSYGEPIANNRVDDKKPRGLNFICINADIERQFEFVQQTWIGNPVLNGLFDEVDPLTGSQNAEGGTFSIPTEDVRIRVKGIPQFVTVKGGAYFFLPGIRALKFLAGM, via the coding sequence TTGCCTTACGCGGCTTATGTTTTAGTGCGATTCAATGCTACGAAATCAGCAAAGGAATGGCTTTCGGAGGTAGCAAAAAGATGCACTCCTGCTGATGTTGACAGCGACGTCGAAGCGTTGAATATCGCCCTCACCTACTCGGGTCTACTAGCCTTGGAATTAGATCAGTCTATAGCGGATTCATTTTCACATCCCTTTATCGAAGGCATGATTACAGAACGCCGGTCGCGAATTCTTGGTGATACTTATGAAAACAACCCAAAATTCTGGACTTGGGGAACAGCGCAAAATCCAGTGCATGCGCTAATAATGCAGTTTGCAAACACCCAATCACTACTCCAGGAGAAGTTGGAGGAGGGAAACAGGTTGTCCAAGAAATACGAAATTTCAAACGCAGCCACCATTATTGCCACAAAAACTGAAAGTGACTATAGAAAAGAACACTTTGGCTTCGTCGATGGCATTGGACAACCGGTCATTAAAGGAAGTGATCTACGAACAAACCAATTAAAGAGAACGGGACACGCTACAGAAATTGAAACTGGTGACTTTATATTGGGGTATGACGATCAGTACGGCTCGTACGCTCATGGTCCAATTGTACCGAAAGAGCACGATCCGCGCGTGGTGCTACCCAAGTTATCACTTAAGGCAGCCACGATTGTTGACAATACTAAGTTCCATGATCTTGGCAGAAACGGCAGTTACTTGGTGTTTCGACAGCTCGCTCAGGATGTAGCCAAGTTTTGGCAGTACATGGATGACGCCCAAAAGTTGAGTCCAAATCGGATCCCTTCTCCAGAATGGCTTGCATCGCGCTTTGTGGGACGCTGTCCTAATGGTCAATCGTTGATGCTGAATGACATGACAAATGCGAAGGAAGAGACTGACACTAGGAACGACTTCGGCTATCGGCAAGATGAGCGTGGCACCAAGTGTCCGTTTGGAGCGCATGTGCGCAGGGCGAACCCGCGAGACTCCCTGGGACCGAATGCAGAACAATCGCTGCTTTCGGCTAATCGGCATCGCATTTTGCGGAGGGGGAGATCATACGGTGAACCGATCGCTAACAATAGGGTAGACGATAAAAAACCCAGGGGTCTAAATTTCATCTGCATAAACGCAGATATTGAAAGGCAGTTTGAATTTGTGCAACAAACATGGATTGGTAATCCGGTTCTTAATGGACTTTTCGATGAAGTGGATCCATTGACTGGAAGCCAGAATGCAGAAGGTGGAACTTTTAGCATTCCAACAGAGGATGTACGAATTAGAGTCAAAGGCATACCTCAGTTTGTAACAGTCAAGGGTGGTGCATACTTTTTTCTGCCTGGAATCCGAGCTTTAAAATTCCTAGCAGGCATGTAA
- a CDS encoding YSIRK-type signal peptide-containing protein, whose protein sequence is MASPLDDRPRSKSVLKRFSIRKYSVGLLVRKM, encoded by the coding sequence ATAGCGAGTCCGCTAGATGACAGACCCCGATCCAAGTCAGTCTTAAAGCGATTTTCTATAAGGAAGTATTCCGTCGGTTTACTAGTTCGGAAAATGTGA